The genomic region AAGGGAGgaagatttttgaaaataacTCTGTTATCTTTTACAACTTCAAAAGCACTTTCCAATAGACAAAGGGCTTATTCTCTGTCATGCTCACCATGTTACCCACAgactaaattaaaaaacaaaacaaaattaacaatTCTGTGTTTTGGTCTTCTCAATGATTAAACTCAGATTAAACCCCAGCCATTTTGCTTCATCCTGCAGGTACATACATTCAGGCCTTGGTCCTGTTTTTCAGCCCCATGCTCTTCTTTgatcctctttcttttcctcacatCTTCTACCCTGGCAAACTCTTGTCCCTCAACTGCCATGTCTGTGACTTTTGCTTCACattcctcttcattttccttACTGAAACTCAGACCCTTCTGAGCCATTCCTAGAGACAACAAACTCAAGACCTCTCCCCCACACTTTCAGTGTAAAGAACCTCTTGCTAAGTCACAATCCCCTCTCTTCTACCACTGCCTTGACAGCAGCAATAATTCAAAAAGACACAACTCTATGTCATCAAGTTCGTGTGGTTAAGTTTTATCTATGCTTTAACTCACTTCTTCCTTGCAAAGCAGCTCCCCacacctttaaaaattaaagcaaaccTTTTCCCAGGGCTTAACTCTTGCAGACAGCAAAGTAATTTGATTAAGAGCCATagaagacactttttttttttagataattGGTGGCTTAAGTAAAGGTGCATTGCAGGTGATTTTGAAACTTCACAGCCAGACTTCCTGCaacatttatttcactgtttgCATACCATTCACCAAAGCCACACAGTGTTGAAGGGATCAGAAGAAGAcagcaaatatttctggaaataacattttctggAATGCCAAGATTTAGAATTTTGTTTAGATTTTGACAGATCAAGTCCAAATGTGATCAGCTAAACTAAACTTGACAGAGAATTTTCTTTGGTTGGATGCAAGACAGTAGAGAACTAAAGGTTCTCCACTTCAGgaactaaaaaaatacatgaaaatttATCAAGAGTTGTAACTACTGAGGCATATCAAAGTACTTTATTCTAATATTTTATGACTACTAAGTCCTCACATGCTATGTGGAAAAAGCAGTATCAACCCTTCGGATGAAGGTGCGAGTTTGAAATGCAGAACTGCTGAGTCTTcaattaaaatgtctttcacTTAGTTCGAACACATATTGTTAACATTTTCTTGGAATTCTTCTTGCAAATATTACCTCCAAAACAGATGCATCCAAACAATTTCTTTGAGTTGAAAAACAGAGGTGACATTAAAGATTTCTGATTTATCACAACTGTTAGCCAATGCTTAGGGGCTGAGAAAATAAGCACAGTAGGGAGGTTTAGTAATAGGATTTTCATTGTGATGCATGATTAGATGCTTAGGTACTGGAGACCAAATTAATCTAGCAGTAATGATACCAGAACAACTACAGCTTGTATGAGTCTGACCTTTGAAGTTAAACATTAGCTGAGTAAGACTGGTATTTCTGGTATGTTCCACAACAtggattaaatatttaaggaTTCAAATGACTGTGTTTCTTAATTTACGAAAACAACATCCTAAATTCAGGGAGCACATAAAGATTTAAATCCCATTTGAGTCAGTTTGTATACATTTATGCTATGTAGTTCTTCTATAGAAAAAGCCCTATCTTGTGAGACCGAAGATCCACCTAGTCAAGTTGCCACCTCAAGCTGCAGCCATAAGAAGGTGCACAGGAGAGATTTCAGACAAGACAACAACATGTGATACTTACTGCtataattttctttgcctccacCTATTTTCAGCACGGGGCTGAAACCACATACCCGGTAAACTACCATGCACACAATAGTGGTTATGACTAAAAGAACTTCAGTGTGCTCCTAGACACTTTCCTTTAATTGTTTGTTGAATGACCATGAAGTTTATAGCAGACGAATCCAATGTCTAGTGGTGGCAGATTGAATAacagacaaaattaatttgtgtttttattataaattgcattattttcctgtttatctGGTATGATTCTCCAAAAGTGCAGGTGTAATGCCATGTTTTCTGAGGTGCTGGAGACATGAATTCTGGACATGGATCAGTCTTTTCACATGCTAAGGACCATCTATTGCTGTGATCCCTAGGACCTGCCACTGTTTGTTAAAATTTGGCTCTAATGTTTCTTAGTGACTCAAAACAATTCCAATCAAATCAGACAAACTTTTCAACAGCTTATAACTTGCGTTGAGAAATTACGTTCTGCATTGCTGCTTGTACCATCACCTTACAATATGCCACAAAAATCCAGATGCTTCTAGTAAGATCCAACCCTGCTCTGAAAACCAAAGGGCTAGTAGTTGAGAATTCACAAGTCCCCATCAAACATACTCCCACGGGTGGAGGAACATGGCTAGGATGGAAACTTGCTCCATTGTGATAAGCATGTGTGGAGGTGCTACTTTGCTTTGCCAGGGTAAACTAAGAGGGACAGAGCAACCAACACAGCCATGATCtatcctgtgctgctgtgcagagtCACAGTGAGAGAAGGTCCTTGGTCCCCAAAACATGTCTCTGAAGGTGCTGCATCTACCAGTGCTTCTGACATTAACTACCctgcctttcttcttcccttcccctcccccagtATACCCCACACTCAGCTTCAAGGGAAGGTGATCACAACCCTTACTTGGCAGTtcatgtgaaaaacaaaattcttgTCATTAgctgcgggagcggcaaagaaaatgcgtgcaaccaatatggttgataaacgaacttctggtttattgcgcagcaacttttgcttatatagtgcttctgtgaccacacccccgccaccaacaCGCacttttattggacacccagtgtgtttacctgtagcacagcgaatccctggtgcaggtagcaccagagtatgggccgatctaattgacctcccaaacatggggttgggcatagcaaaggggtcgcaCCTCccatctcttcgagaatattcaggaatattctccaacattctccaaacctctctaacattccacaacaatTAGCCTTTCTCAAACTGCCCTGCACTTGGTGAAAGTGCAGAACAGGGTTATTTGTCAACGCTATCTActgggaagagaaagcagagaggagaaatgagCAGGAGGAGTCTTGCCATTACCTTCACACTGGGCAGGCTGAGGACCTGCCTGGGTAGAGAAGAAGGTGTCCAAACTGTCCCATAAGCAGATTAAAACACTTAGAACAGAAGAGTGGAAGAAGAATGCCAAACATgactctaggtggccctgctctggcagggggggttggactagatgatctttcgaggtcccttccaacccctaggattctatgattctatgattctatgactcacAACTCGTGCTTCTGAATCAGTGTAGCTGCGCTTCCCCTTTAATGCAGCACAAACTGCAAAACTGCAATATGGTTCTGAATAGATGAGACAGATAATGAGTGAGAAATGCAAAGCAATATTAATCACTGAGTAAtctttattataataaataaatgagtgGGAAATGCAAAGCAATATTAATCACTGAGTAAtctttattataataaataaattgtttttcttcagtaggTAAAGCCAAGTGGTATAATTCACTCAGTAAAAGAAGGAGACATTTGGCAGCTTGGCACCAGTACTAATGAAGCCAACAGccttctctgccttctccttttGGCTGGCTCTCCTTTTGGCTGGCTTCCTTGGCATACACATGGCTGGCAGTTTTGTGAGAAGTCAGAAGAACCATACGCTAATTTTCACCAAGGAAAACACAATTCGCAACTGCAGCTGTTGGGCGGGCGTCCGTGACTGTGATTACTGCCTGGCAAACCTGATGTGCAATTGCAAAACAGTGCTGCCTTCTACCTTGGAAAAAACTACCTACAATAGCCACCTGACCATTTGGTTCACAGACATCTCTGTGCTGGAGATGCTCCTCAACTTCACAAGGGCGTGGGACTTGAAGCTGTCCTTCTGTGGCACCGCTCCTCTCCCAACAGAATACTTGGCCATCTGGGGACTTCGAAAGCTCCAGGTAAACAAGGTGAAGGGACGATTTCCAGAGCAGAGTGTAACCATctacagcagcagaaacaatgAAATAGAAGACTCACTTGCGGTGCACAACAAAGACAGTCAAATGCTtgtatatatttcttttctggaCACCTCGCTTTTCAATGGATATTCTTTGCTGAAGTCATACAGCGTGGAAAATGTCTCCAGTATCACGAAGCATTTTCCCAGCCTGCTGTACTCTGACGTTTCCTCAACCTCAGATAACAAGAGCTATGTTGTAACATTCATTTACTGAGTTATTGAACACATTCACTAGTCAGAGGCAAGGCAAACTGCTATGAGAGATGAGACTTCAAGTCTGCTTGGTTTGGCCAGGAGGAACTGTTAAAGGATGGACAGTTCTGATTGTGATACCACAAGGATGCGTTTAAAGTTAGACTGACTCATCAGAATAATTCAGTAAATGCATTAttaaagagcaaagaaaatgtgaaataactGTTTATGAAAGAATTAATATaaattctttttatatattGTATGCTAAGCATTGATAGATAAATTTTGTTCTAATGTTATGCCTTAGAAAAGGACAGAATTCCGCATCTCCAGTCGTAGAAGAACCTGCGTGTCCCAGAGTCACCCGGGTTAGCCAGCAGCTTGGGCTGTCTCCAGCCCAACCCCACTTGCCCCAGGCAGGGCCAGCTCTGGGACCAGACCAGGCAGCTCAGAGTTTTCTGTAGCCAGGTCCTGAAAACCCCCAAGGACAGAGCCTGtacaacctcactgggcaacatgttccacTGGCTGCCTGCCCTCATGGGAAAAATTTTTCTAGTGTGTTAACCCcagccttcccttccccagaCTGAGCAAGCCCAGTTCCCTCACGCTTTTCTCACACTCACGTGTGCCACCCTCTGACCATCTTGGTGGCTCTCCACTGGACCTCATCAATTAATCCCTATCTTTCTTGCTCTGAGAGTGCCAAAACTGCACGCAGGACTCTGTAGTCAGTCAGTGCCAGGACATGGGGAATAATCCCCTCCCTCCACCTACTGTCTGTGTCCCTGTTAATACAGCCCACTGCTGTCAGGTTCAAGGGGTGCAAGGTGGTTACAGGGTACTCAGACTGGGAGTGATGCCCTCTGGTATTTGGTCAAAACTGGGAACCTTCTGCTTTGAGAGCAGGGACAGGCTATGCAGGCAGCCTCCCACCTCAGCACACAACCACAAGTGTATCAGGGGGTGCCCAGGAAGCTGTATTCTCTGTCAAGCCATGGCACACACCATGGGAAGGCACTGGGCAAGAGGCTGCCTGATGGGTGAGACACTGTGCTCACAAAGATAGTTTTTCCCAGGGAAAGGCCTGTCTCTTGCAGGTTTGGTGTGCCAATGCCTGCATTTTCCCCAGATATGGGAAAATTCATCTTCTGTGATAATGACAAGCTCTGCTCATGTTCTCTGCCATGAGAGAGTCCAGTGGAAGGTAACAAAGACAACTGGGAGACTACAGCATCTgtcttttcaaggaaaaagacCTTCAAGGAAAGGCTGTGAAAGCTAggactgtttagcctggagagaAGACAACTGAAAGAAGACCTTGTCTTTGTCTATAAATAGAGATGTTGGCCTCTTGTCttaagtaaataatgataggactagaggaaatggcctgaagttgcacaaGGGGAGATTTAcactagatattaggaagaatttctttactgagagaatAGTCATGTGCTGgaactggctgcccagggaggtggtggagtcatcatccctagaggtattaaaaaacatgtagatgaggcacttcaggacatgctttacTGGGatcatgttgggttttttcctgggttgacagttggatgcagtgatcttaagaggtcttttccacccatggcagttctgtgattctgtgtgaagGGTGAGTgtaaagaagatggagccagactctctccagtggtgcccagtgacaagacaaggggcaatgggcacaagctgaaacacaggaagttccatttgAATACAAGGAAAAACTTGACTGTGAGGGAACCaaagcactggaataggctgcccagagatgttgtggagtctccttgtccagagacattcaaaacctgcttAGATGAAATCCTGTGTGATGTGCCCTAGGAaatcctgctctagcaggggggggttggactagatgatctctaaaggtcccctccaactccaatgattctgtgatctgagaaaggagaaagacCCCATCCAATGAGTCTCATCTGATGAGAGAGGTGAGGCTTCCGGCAGACACATAGCAAACAATTTTCAGACATGTTGCAGGAGAAAGATTCTCATCCCTTGAAAAATATACACTGGAACTATTTATATAGCCTGAAGTCTGCTCCTTGCCTATGTCTGCAGGATTTGCACTCCATGAGATACAATTAAGTTTAGGATATATCCATATAATATAATAAGGACTTCGGAATAAAAGTCCTAACAGTCTTGCATTAACAGCAAAGGATTACATGAAATTGGGATGACATATCTGTACTGAGGGGAATGGCTGGCAAGACTCTGAGTAACCAATTAATTTGTTTCAACCACTTTaaatgaagactttttttctatAACTAATCAGCAATGGAGCAGTTTTGCCAGGAtgcaaaacttattttttcagaGCACTTAAATACATGCATAGTTTCCTTTGCTTCccctatgaaataaaaaatgtggtAACTATTGATGAATTAATGGGGCCTATTTGCAATTGAAAATTAATGGATTTAAGCACATGGGTGCCTGAAGGCTGGGGTCCGAACTTGATCTAATTCAGACAGAGAACTATTAAATCAGCTGTAATGATGATGTTATTTCTTCTGTCAGAACCTTGGCAGCAAACCATAAACCTTTTCCCCAAGTCACAAGTATTTTTGGTGTTACCTCTCACGATGGTGTCACAGGTTACAGAACAGTTAGGAGCTGGAGCTAACCGACTGGCAGTGTAAGGTGTGTGTGTTCTGAGCACATTATATGCCTGGAATGACAAATAATTCATTCTCTAGCTGTCTGTGCAGGAGTAATAACCTTGCCATCACAAACTGAGCAGTCACTAATCCTGCACAGGATagtgttgtaaaaaaaaaccaaaccagagctGCCACACaccaatatatttatttctaactGTTGGAAGCCCTCTCCTTAAGCTCCGGGAAAGTCAAACTTAAATTGTGAATACACTTACTGAGGCTCTGCTGCCCTCTAGTAAAAAATGTGCTTAATAGCACAGTACCTCCACATCGCCAGGACCGCGGTGGTTGGCTGCAGTCTCTGTTCAATATTCACGtatgcagcaaaacaaaacaaaacaaaccaccatgAGATTAATAATCCATTGGTCTTTCTAACACTTCAAATTACAGTTTCAGTCACTTTTGTCACCGTAGTGTTCTGAATAGGGCTGATGTAAAAGACCTTTTGTTCGTGTGCCCAAGTAAGCACagcaggttgggttttttttatggaatCAGGAAGAAATCCTCCTCTCAGTTAAATGTGCAGCAGAAATCCACAGCACAAATATTTCAGCCATTTTTTGAAACCCCCAGTTCTTCTCCAGGTGATACTAAAACCCCAGTTCTCTCAATTTCAGTTTTATACAGCTCTGCCATTTTAAAGTACTGCATTAGAGGCTTGCAGAATTTCTTCAGAATGTGAAAACATTCCACGTACACTGTAAGCTTCACTAGTTCTGTTGGTAAAGGTTTCTTTTGTCTGCATGTAAACTGAACACAGCTTTAAGTGTCACTGCTGAAATCGTGATATATTTGTGTATGTTTTAAATCTCAGTGTAAAATATAATTAACCACACGCAACACCCTATGGCATTTGATTGTGCATTTATAGAAATGAACACTTATATACACAATGAGTCTATTCAGGTTCAACCTGTATGTATTTGCCCATGATTACTGGATATGCCGGTCAGTGGCAACTGAGgcaatttctttttcctacccaaaaaaagaaaaggatataAGCTGTGAATCCAGTTTCCCTTCCTACTGGTAATTCTGGTGTGACTTTGGGAAGTCAACAGCGATTCAGAATATCACAGAAGTAATGCATTGCTTTCTACAGAACCTCGCTGCACAGCAAAGGTTGGATTTTAGCCAGGCCCCCCTGCATCTCCTGGGCAGACACCCAAGGTGGTTGGCAAAGGCGAAGGGGAGTCTGGCCCTCCTGATACGGCAATAAGGCTGAGATAACCCTCCAGTTCCAAACACTTGTACCTCGAGTGGCTGTCTTTCAAAAGGCCAGCAGTCTTTGGCATCTGCCACCCAAAACACAACGTTTTTTAGTCAACATTGTGGCCCCTCAACCCCAGCTTGACAACTTCTGAGGATGCCCCCAGCCTAGGTGAAACCCAGCCCCGCCGAAGACGCTGCTATTTAGCACATCATCTCCCCCCTCCAAGCCAGAAGCCGGCATTTCCTCAGGGAGGGCAGGGTCTTCCCGGCAGAGGCCGCGCCGAGCTGGGGAGCGAGACCTCTCTGAGGAGAGCACTGCCCGCCCACGAGACGGCTGGGGCCGGGCACTGCGGGGGTCCCCTCACGAGCCGTGGAAAGCAACCCCACACCGGCGGGGACGGGGATGTCGGGGAAGACGGATCCCAGTGACACCAGATCCCGGTGACACCTCCTGGCTCCGCAATGGGGCAGCTCCCGCTGCTGCCCCCCCCCATCCCCGGCCCCGGGCCCTTCTCGCGCGCGGCACCGCCACGTGACGCGcacaccctccc from Heliangelus exortis chromosome 1, bHelExo1.hap1, whole genome shotgun sequence harbors:
- the EPCIP gene encoding exosomal polycystin-1-interacting protein encodes the protein MKPTAFSAFSFWLALLLAGFLGIHMAGSFVRSQKNHTLIFTKENTIRNCSCWAGVRDCDYCLANLMCNCKTVLPSTLEKTTYNSHLTIWFTDISVLEMLLNFTRAWDLKLSFCGTAPLPTEYLAIWGLRKLQVNKVKGRFPEQSVTIYSSRNNEIEDSLAVHNKDSQMLVYISFLDTSLFNGYSLLKSYSVENVSSITKHFPSLLYSDVSSTSDNKSYVVTFIY